In one window of Primulina tabacum isolate GXHZ01 chromosome 8, ASM2559414v2, whole genome shotgun sequence DNA:
- the LOC142553526 gene encoding uncharacterized protein LOC142553526 — MDTRFPSMRVLVRPASTPPLPPYPQAQPSLTPPEPSSTSPQNGVTVVGFVGKCHEDVAYLINKIIDSNVFGSGNLDRPFPFQGDYSNPEIEKWLRSRKLSFYQNKGILYLQFSTTGFPVTSKGLWENRPASVSVFEDHELEDLQGLLFMFSVCHVLVLIEEGSRFDTQLLKKFRLLQAAKQSIAPFVNELPEMSRSHSSASSTMNAFRTSINNPSPGKSRGILKRNASASTLMSGLGSYTSLLPGLCTPVVLFVFLDDFDDIQHSSHGSKMEEPTEASSLNLSSSSNSAKPSLPMKGSSSVVVLTRPVNKCEGGLRKKMQSSLEAQIRFSIKKCRTLSGSESGHAGSRRGDIFTSAPLFSLDASKAVSLVDFGSFQSGESLEFAISLVEEVLDGKETSDSLLLENHKQYANKDDILALKEFIYRQCELLRGRGSLVTSTNAGSSAGVGMVAVAAAAAAAAAASGKTVNTPELPSLDIWLSSSLLILNGILSAKRLCMYETEINRTREQEAGSSDPLESAVSHLESITGLNSRFSNMWCQKAFPVAKKVYLDELPRCYPSSQHEDHLKKALHAFSLMVKGPVVQLYIDKLKDDCTSIWSSGRQLCDAVSLTGKPCMHQRHDQKTLSDVVSKPHSSGFVYLHACACGRSRRLWPDPFDYETANVAYSFLADCDKFLPAILLPEQSIKGPVRPSSWNLVRIGSAKYYDPSKGLLQSGFHATQKFLLGWAIFHENLIEANCSVLKDFQKVCLDTNIKVESATYGKTKTSDGAESLLSSGQVKSEEEMQIGLSSNMTDSGSRNTIVGRGLFNFTMKKPFSEVVSGSVAAHSGFPPLFPRKQPIPYADKVVKKHHSRYRDLNNISESLYNVEPAISENIDSVDKTLNFNRIASGGQEYGNSFSHVESNVGQIRSSSSMDHVMAYVGFEHECPHGHRFILTPDHLTEPGSSCTGPEENAVLSSVVKSGQKQDHVKHGKIVNHGKTRRQTNGIISGGGGGGGKAKNVEKPREQVANGNKYTGKAVQSTKPHKEQFNGTNVSEPMKNLDTLVQSTSVDGGCAFSLMNRSLPIYMNCPYCRDSETQNDALNIKFASTISQLQRIFVVTPSFPILLAANPIIQFEVSCLPPSVPDRDQKLQFSLGCPVVLPPDSFLSLRLPFVYGLELEDGILHSLKPSENQPELTAWITKGTTLLVVSAKKT; from the exons ATGGACACCCGTTTCCCCTCTATGCGGGTTCTTGTCCGTCCCGCCTCCACACCACCCCTCCCACCTTACCCACAGGCACAGCCATCTCTCACTCCGCCTGAACCATCGTCTACTTCCCCTCAGAATGGCGTCACCGTCGTAGGGTTTGTCGGGAAATGCCACGAGGATGTGGCTTATCTGATCAACAAAATCATTGACTCCAACGTCTTCGGCTCCGGAAATTTGGACCGGCCTTTCCCTTTTCAAGGCGACTATAGCAACCCGGAGATAGAGAAATGGTTGAGAAGCAGGAAATTAAGCTTCTATCAAAACAAGGGGATTTTGTACTTGCAGTTTTCGACGACTGGCTTCCCAGTGACTTCGAAAGGATTGTGGGAGAACCGGCCAGCGTCGGTCTCGGTTTTCGAGGACCATGAGCTCGAGGATCTTCAGGGTTTGCTTTTTATGTTTTCT GTCTGTCACGTACTTGTACTTATTGAAGAGGGGTCACGCTTTGATACTCAGTTGTTAAAAAAGTTTCGGCTTCTGCAAGCTGCTAAGCAATCAATTGCTCCATTTGTAAATGAGCTACCTGAGATGTCTAGGTCACATTCTTCAGCTTCTTCAACAATGAATGCTTTCAGAACTTCAATTAACAATCCCTCCCCTGGTAAAAGTCGAGGTATTCTAAAGCGTAATGCTTCAGCAAGCACACTAATGTCAGGTTTAGGTTCTTATACCTCTCTGTTACCTGGTCTATGTACCCCGGTTGTACTTTTTGTTTTTCTTGATGACTTCGATGATATTCAACACAGCAGCCACGGTAGCAAAATGGAAGAGCCTACAGAAGCCTCCTCACTAAATTTATCTAGTTCGAGCAATTCGGCTAAACCCAGCCTGCCCATGAAAGGATCTAGTTCTGTTGTTGTTCTTACTCGACCTGTGAACAAGTGTGAAGGTGGACTGAGAAAGAAAATGCAATCATCTCTCGAGGCACAAATTCGTTTCTCAATTAAAAAATGTCGTACActttctggttctgaaagcGGTCATGCTGGTTCAAGGAGGGGGGATATTTTTACTTCAGCCCCTCTATTTTCCCTTGATGCATCAAAGGCTGTTTCACTTGTTGATTTCGGTTCATTCCAGAGTGGTGAATCGCTTGAGTTTGCTATCAGCCTGGTAGAAGAAGTATTAGATGGGAAAGAAACATCAGACTCTCTTCTGCTTGAAAACCATAAACAGTATGCAAACAAAGATGATATTCTTGCCTTGAAGGAGTTCATCTACAGACAGTGTGAGCTCCTACGAGGGAGAGGCAGTTTGGTTACTAGCACCAACGCTGGCTCTTCTGCTGGTGTTGGCATGGTTGCTGTTGCGGCAGCTGCGGCAGCTGCTGCAGCGGCTTCTGGAAAGACAGTAAATACTCCTGAGCTCCCTAGTTTGGACATCTGGTTGTCTTCTTCTCTGCTGATTCTTAATGGAATACTTTCTGCCAAACGATTGTGCATGTATGAAACTGAGATTAACCGAACTCGTGAACAGGAAGCAGGTTCATCTGATCCGTTAGAATCTGCCGTATCTCATCTAGAGAGTATTACTGGACTGAACTCTAGGTTTTCGAACATGTGGTGCCAAAAAGCCTTTCCGGTTGCCAAGAAGGTTTATTTAGATGAATTACCTCGTTGTTATCCAAGTTCTCAGCATGAGGACCATTTAAAGAAGGCCTTGCACGCCTTCTCCTTGATGGTGAAGGGACCTGTTGTGCAACTGTATATAGATAAATTGAAAGATGACTGTACATCTATCTGGAGTTCTGGAAGACAATTATGTGATGCTGTTAGTCTGACAGGAAAACCTTGTATGCATCAAAGACACGATCAAAAAACTCTTTCAGATGTTGTAAGCAAGCCTCATTCAAGTGGATTTGTGTACCTTCATGCATGTGCGTGTGGCCGTTCTAGGCGACTCTGGCCAGATCCCTTTGATTATGAAACTGCGAATGTTGCCTACAGTTTTCTTGCTGATTGCGACAAGTTTCTTCCTGCCATCCTGCTTCCAGAACAAAGCATTAAAGGACCCGTTCGACCCTCGTCATGGAATTTAGTCCGAATTGGAAGTGCCAAGTATTATGACCCTTCAaaaggtttacttcagagtggCTTTCATGCAACACAAAAGTTTCTTCTCGGATGGGCTATATTCCATGAGAATTTAATAGAAGCAAATTGTTCAGTGCTGAAAGACTTTCAGAAAGTTTGCTTAGATACAAACATCAAAGTTGAAAGTGCTACATATGGAAAGACTAAGACATCAGATGGTGCTGAGTCTCTGTTGAGTTCTGGTCAAGTAAAAAGTGAAGAAGAAATGCAAATAGGGCTCTCTTCTAACATGACGGATTCGGGGAGTAGGAACACAATTGTTGGTAGAGGATTGTTCAACTTTACAATGAAAAAGCCTTTTTCTGAAGTCGTTTCGGGATCAGTTGCTGCTCACTCTGGATTTCCTCCTCTTTTTCCTAGAAAGCAACCTATTCCATATGCTGATAAAGTTGTTAAGAAACATCATTCTAGATATAGGGATCTGAATAATATTAGTGAAAGTCTTTATAATGTAGAACCAGCAATTTCTGAAAATATTGATTCAGTTGACAAAACACTGAACTTTAATCGGATTGCTTCTGGTGGCCAGGAGTACGGTAATTCCTTTTCACATGTTGAAAGCAATGTTGGGCAGATTAGAAGTTCCAGTTCTATGGATCATGTTATGGCATATGTTGGATTTGAACACGAGTGTCCCCATGGCCACCGATTTATACTAACCCCAGATCATCTTACTGAGCCTGGTTCATCATGTACGGGGCCAGAAGAGAATGCCGTCCTATCTTCAGTGGTAAAATCAGGACAAAAACAAGATCATGTGAAACATGGTAAAATTGTTAACCATGGTAAAACACGACGGCAGACAAATGGCATAAttagtggtggtggtggtggtggtggtaaGGCCAAAAACGTAGAGAAGCCTCGAGAACAAGTAGCTAATGGAAACAAATACAcaggtaaagctgtgcaatcaACCAAGCCACATAAGGAACAGTTCAATGGGACAAATGTTTCTGAACCGATGAAAAATCTTGATACTTTAGTGCAATCTACTTCTGTAGATGGTGGTTGTGCCTTCTCCTTGATGAACAGAAGTTTGCCTATTTATATGAACTGTCCGTATTGTAGGGACTCTGAGACCCAGAACGAtgcattaaatattaaatttgctAGCACAATTTCACAATTGCAAAGGATTTTCGTG GTGACACCTTCCTTTCCTATCCTTTTAGCTGCAAACCCAATTATACAATTTGAG GTGTCATGTCTACCTCCTTCTGTTCCTGACCGAGATCAAAAACTACAATTTAGCTTGGGTTGTCCAGTGGTTTTGCCGCCAGATAGCTTTCTCTCTTTAAGGCTTCCTTTTGTTTATGGGTTGGAACTTGAGGATGGAATTTTACATTCTCTTAAGCCTTCTGAAaatcaaccagaactcacagcCTGGATTACAAAAGGAACTACATTGCTGGTTGTGTCAGCCAAAAAAACTTGA
- the LOC142553525 gene encoding putative aquaporin TIP1-1, with amino-acid sequence MPRPNEYFNVPLRRLAVGQRDEFQKPGAVKAALAEFFSTLIFVFAGSGSGIAYNKLTGGGSASPPGLISAAIAHGFALFVAVSISANISGGHVNPAVTFGLFVGGNISLVRGILYIIAQLLGSVAACALLLFTTGGLEPPGFSLSGVSVWSGLVFEIVMTFALVYTVYATAVNPKKGEIGIIAPIAIGFIVGANILAGGPFTGASMNPAVSFGPALVGWFWVDHWVYWVGPLIGAGLAGIVYEVFFISHTHEPLPVDY; translated from the exons ATGCCGCGTCCGAACGAGTACTTCAACGTCCCTCTTCGCCGTCTAGCCGTTGGGCAACGTGATGAGTTCCAGAAACCTGGCGCCGTGAAGGCTGCTCTAGCAGAGTTCTTCAGCACACTCATCTTCGTGTTTGCTGGCTCTGGTTCAGGCATTGCGTATAACAAGCTTACTGGTGGCGGCTCCGCCTCCCCTCCAGGACTCATATCTGCCGCGATAGCCCACGGTTTCGCCCTGTTCGTGGCGGTTTCGATTTCCGCTAACATCTCAGGAGGCCACGTCAACCCCGCCGTCACTTTTGGATTGTTTGTTGGTGGAAACATCTCCCTTGTCCGCGGTATTCTCTACATCATTGCTCAACTGCTGGGGTCCGTCGCCGCTTGCGCTCTCCTACTCTTCACAACTGGTGGCTTG GAGCCCCCCGGATTCTCCTTGAGCGGCGTGTCCGTATGGAGCGGTTTAGTATTCGAGATAGTGATGACTTTCGCGCTAGTTTACACCGTTTACGCTACGGCCGTTAACCCAAAGAAAGGTGAAATAGGAATCATCGCACCCATTGCTATAGGTTTCATCGTGGGAGCCAACATCCTCGCCGGCGGGCCGTTCACTGGAGCTTCGATGAACCCTGCGGTTTCATTTGGTCCAGCTTTGGTCGGCTGGTTCTGGGTTGACCATTGGGTTTACTGGGTGGGTCCTCTGATCGGGGCTGGGCTGGCCGGCATAGTTTACGAGGTGTTCTTCATCAGCCACACTCACGAGCCACTGCCCGTTGATTACTGA
- the LOC142553527 gene encoding pheophorbide a oxygenase, chloroplastic-like, with product MAVSFASVTPIFSASSNAGSSSLHLQPVPLPFISKITTSPKRSKLLKTTIHVASPAIAPATIPEDGAEDAEPFIETADFEEISSSKFSWRDHWYPVSLVEDLDPRNPTPFQLLNRDLVIWFDKSAAQWVALDDKCPHRLAPLSEGRIDENGHLQCSYHGWSFDGCGSCTRIPQAAPEGPESRAFKSPRACATRFPTMVSQGLLFVWPSENDWERAQATKPPMLPDDFDKPEFSSVTIQRDLYYGYDTLMENVSDPSHIDFAHHKVTGRRDRAKPLPFKMQSTGPWGFSGANEGNPRISTKFVAPCYYINKVEIDTKLPVVGDQKWVIWICSFNVPMAPGKTRSIVCSARNFFQLTMPGPKWWQVVPRWHEHWTSNKVYDGDMIVLQGQEKIFLSKSKDGVGDVNKEYTKLTFTPTQADRFVLAFRNWLRRHGNSQPEWFGAANDQQTLPSITLSKRQMLDRFEQHTQKCSSCRSAHSSFQTLQKFLIGTAVVCAATAGIPPDMQFRIVLGAVSILSAGLAYAVNELQKNFVFVDYVHADID from the exons ATGGCGGTTTCATTTGCTTCAGTTACGCCCATATTCAGTGCCTCTTCGAATGCCGGTAGCAGTAGTCTACACCTCCAGCCCGTTCCATTGCCATTCATTTCTAAGATAACCACTTCACCAAAAAGAAGCAAACTTTTGAAAACTACGATTCATGTAGCTTCTCCGGCAATCGCTCCCGCTACAATACCGGAAGATGGCGCTGAAGACGCAGAACCTTTTATTGAGACAGCTGATTTTGAAGAGATCTCTTCGTCGAAGTTTTCTTGGAGAGATCATTGGTATCCAGTTTCACTTGTTGAAGATCTTGACCCTCGTAATCCCACTCCATTTCAGCTCCTGAATCGAGATCTTGTTATCTGGTTTGATAAATCGGCTGCTCAATGGGTTGCTTTGGATGATAAATGCCCCCACAGGCTTGCACCCTTATCG GAGGGGAGAATCGATGAGAACGGGCACTTGCAGTGTTCATACCACGGATGGTCATTTGACGGGTGCGGCTCATGTACTCGGATACCACAGGCAGCACCTGAAGGACCCGAGTCTCGTGCCTTTAAGTCTCCGAGGGCGTGTGCTACCAGGTTTCCCACCATGGTTTCTCAAGGCCTTCTCTTTGTTTGGCCTAGTGAGAATGACTGGGAAAGAGCTCAAGCCACGAAGCCTCCAAT GTTGCCTGATGATTTTGATAAGCCCGAGTTTTCGTCGGTGACAATTCAACGTGATCTGTATTATGGCTATGATACTCTGATGGAAAATGTGTCTGATCCTTCACACATCGATTTTGCGCATCATAAG GTTACAGGAAGAAGAGATAGAGCAAAGCCGTTACCATTCAAGATGCAATCAACTGGACCGTGGGGTTTTTCTGGCGCAAATGAGGGTAATCCAAGAATTAGCACCAAGTTTGTTGCGCCTTGCTACTATATAAACAA AGTCGAGATAGACACCAAACTTCCGGTAGTAGGGGACCAAAAATGGGTCATATGGATTTGCTCCTTCAACGTTCCAATGGCGCCTGGAAAGACTCGCTCAATTGTTTGCAGTGCCCGTAACTTTTTCCAACTCACTATGCCAGGTCCCAAATGGTGGCAG GTGGTTCCTCGATGGCACGAGCATTGGACATCGAACAAAGTATACGATGGAGATATGATAGTACTTCAAGGTCAAGAGAAGATCTTTCTTTCAAAATCGAAGGATGGCGTGGGAGATGTCAACAAAGAGTACACAAAGCTAACCTTTACCCCTACACAAGCGGATCGTTTTGTTTTGGCATTCAGGAATTGGCTTCGGCGACATGGCAACAGCCAGCCGGAGTGGTTTGGTGCTGCCAATGATCAACAGACATTACCTTCTATTACATTGTCCAAACGCCAG ATGTTGGATAGATTTGAGCAGCACACTCAGAAGTGCTCTTCGTGTAGAAGTGCTCATTCTAGTTTCCAGACATTGCAGAAATTCTTGATCGGTACTGCTGTTGTTTGCGCTGCAACGGCAGGGATTCCTCCAGACATGCAGTTTAGGATTGTTTTGGGGGCTGTTTCGATTTTGAGTGCTGGTTTGGCCTATGCTGTAAATGAACTGCAAAAGAACTTTGTGTTTGTTGATTATGTACATGCTGACAttgattga